Proteins from one Hemiscyllium ocellatum isolate sHemOce1 chromosome 8, sHemOce1.pat.X.cur, whole genome shotgun sequence genomic window:
- the ccdc32 gene encoding coiled-coil domain-containing protein 32, producing MDAGDMESSEDLWERICAGLAAQTSDGNETEAPIGSSQPAFFSEIFDPIPGKVLNVDSINNNEDQTSVTPWTPLADSQQYLAVLENRLRKLKGLNEEPSSKEMLLSLSQTKKECWDRFLHDQYGSNLYSNEYEMDQSAIDHFKRWLQPERVPVSTEEVQYLINPEGQSANQEEPKSESCDQ from the exons ATGGATGCTGGTGACATGGAATCTAGCGAGGACCTGTGGGAGCGGATTTGTGCTGGACTGGCAGCTCAGACGAGTGATGGAAATGAAACTGAAGCCCCGATCGGAAGCTCCCAGCCAGCATTTTTCTCAGAAATATTCGACCCTATTCCTGGGAAGGTGCTAAATGTGGACTCAATCAACAACAACGAAGATCAGACAAGTGTCACTCCTTGGACTCCACTGGCAGATTCACAGCAATATTTAGCAGTATTGG AAAATCGCCTGCGAAAATTGAAGGGTCTgaatgaagaaccaagttcaaaaGAGATGCTGCTTAGTCTATCACAGACAAAAAAGGAATGTTGGGATCGTTTTCTGCATGACCAGTATGGCTCCAATTTGTACAGCAATGAATACGAGATGGACCAGAG TGCCATTGACCACTTCAAGCGTTGGCTGCAACCAGAAAGAGTTCCAGTTAGTACAGAGGAAGTTCAGTACCTGATCAACCCTGAAGGACAATCTGCTAACCAAGAGGAACCAAAGAGTGAAAGTTGTGATCAGTGA